Proteins encoded together in one Prinia subflava isolate CZ2003 ecotype Zambia chromosome 23, Cam_Psub_1.2, whole genome shotgun sequence window:
- the SARS1 gene encoding serine--tRNA ligase, cytoplasmic, producing the protein MVLDLDLFRADKGGDPAMVRDMQRKRFKDPALVDALVRADGAWRRCRFRADNLNKLKNLCSKTIGDKMKKKEPVGTDESVPESAQNLDELTADVLGCLQVSQIKKVRLLIDEAILECDSERLRLEAERFESLREIGNLLHPSVPISNDEDADNKVERVWGDCSCRKKYSHVDLVVMVDGYEGEKGAMVAGSRGYFLKGPLVFLEQALIQYALQSLRARGYTPVYTPFFMRKEVMQEVAQLSQFDEELYKVIGKGSERAEDSSIDEKYLIATSEQPIAALHRDEWLRPEDLPLKYAGLSTCFRQEVGSHGRDTRGIFRVHQFEKIEQFVYSSPHDNKSWEIFEEMMATAEEFYQSLGIPYHIVNIVSGSLNHAASKKLDLEAWFPGSGAFRELVSCSNCTDYQARRLRIRYGQTKKMMDKVEFVHMLNATMCATTRTICAILENHQTPEGIRIPEKLQNFMPPDLRELIPFIKPAPIEQELSKKQKKQQEGGGKKKAGGGRDQVLEEQMKNMEV; encoded by the exons GCAGATTTCGTGCCGACAACCTGAACAAGCTGAAGAACCTGTGCAGCAAAACCATTGGGGACAAGATGAAG AAAAAGGAACCAGTAGGGACAGATGAGTCGGTACCAGAGAGTGCACAGAACCTGGATGAACTCACGGCTGATGTCCTGGGG TGCCTCCAGGTATCCCAGATAAAGAAAGTTCGGCTGCTCATTGATGAGGCCATCCTGGAGTGTGACTCCGAGCGGCTGCGGCTGGAGGCTGAACGTTTTGAGAGCCTTCGGGAGATTGGGAACCTCCTCCACCCCTCCGTGCCCATTAGCAATGACGAG GATGCGGACAACAAGGTGGAGCGGGTGTGGGGtgactgcagctgcaggaagaagtATTCCCATGTGGATCTGGTGGTGATGGTGGATGGCTATGAGGGAGAAAAGGGTGCCATGGTGGCTGGCAGCCGTGGCTACTTCCTTAAG GGCCCGCTGGTGTTCCTGGAGCAGGCACTGATCCAGTATGCGCTGCAGAGCCTCCGTGCCCGGGGGTACACCCCGGTGTACACCCCCTTCTTCATGCGCAAGGAGGTGATGCAGGAGGTGGCCCAGCTCAGCCAGTTTGATGAGGAGCTTTACAAG GTGATTGGGAAGGGCAGTGAGCGGGCTGAGGACAGTTCCATTGACGAGAAGTACCTGATCGCCACATCAGAGCAGCCCATTGCCGCCCTGCATCGCGACGAGTGGCTGCGGCCTGAGGACCTGCCCCTCAAGTACGCGGGGCTCAGCACCTGCTTCCGCCAGGAGGTGGGATCCCACGGCCGGGATACCCGCGGCATCTTCCGCGTCCACCAGTTCGAGAAG ATTGAGCAGTTTGTCTACTCCTCCCCCCATGACAATAAATCCTGGGAGATATTTGAGGAGATGATGGCCACAGCTGAGGAATTCTACCAGTCCCTTGGGATTCCCTACCACATCGTCAACATTGTCTCAG GCTCCCTGAACCACGCAGCTAGCAAAAAACTGGATCTGGAGGCCTGGTTCCCTGGTTCTGGCGCCTTCCGTGAGCTTGTTTCCTGTTCCAACTGCACTGACTACCAGGCCCGGCGCCTGCGCATCCGCTATGGCCAGACAAAGAAGATGATGGACAAG GTAGAGTTTGTGCATATGCTGAATGCCACCATGTGTGCTACCACCCGCACCATCTGCGCCATCCTGGAGAACCACCAGACCCCTGAGGGCATCCGCATCCCTGAGAAGCTCCAGAACTTCATGCCCCCAG ACCTGCGGGAGCTGATTCCGTTCATCAAGCCGGCACCCATTGAGCAGGAGCTCTccaagaagcagaagaagcagcaggaagggggGGGCAAGAAGAAGGCAGGGGGCGGACGGGATcaggtgctggaggagcagatgAAGAACATGGAGGTCTGA